The genomic segment TTAGCCCTCTCTATGAGCACGTCCAACAGCATCGCTAATACTAGTATAACCTACTTCAAATGTGAGGTTTACCCCTGGCAGATAAAATCTGACACAGATCCTTCTTGATTTTGTTGGCCGTTTTTGGACCCTGGTAAAtctatataacaattattataccatGCCCGTGAATATTTGGCATGCTGATGCACCCGCTTCAATTTTGGTCAATACATCATGACCGCTGAATATACCTCCACTCTAAATTACCAATTCCTTACTGCTATTATCGGAACTCTACCGCCAGTATACTTGTATACTTTGTGTACTAGCTTGGTTGAAATGTCACGTAATAATAGACCACTGAGACCGCCGGGTAATTCATTGGCGGTGTACTCGCCCGGTAACTTTTCTTCAACCAAAATCCGTGGTCGAGATACCTATCTTAAAGTGCTTATACCGTCGTGTTGCATACAATTAGCGCATCTAATTTGCATTCCAGTGCCACTTTTGCGATGTCTTGTATTTGATCATCCGTTAGGTCTGGCTACATCACTAATTTTTTACTGATATTTTTACGCATAACAAAGGCTTCCGCCTGTATGTGTTGCAAAAACTATCTGGATTCAATTCGTTAAGTATGCGCTGAGCCGTAGTTATTAACTCCCTTAGTGCTTGGTTTGATTGTGAATCGCGCAAATTTTTAGTGTTTGGAGAACTAACATTTATTGCGATATAGTCAGCATATGCAGCCACTTTTGATACGCATATGGATAAATCCTTAACAAATGTTGTAGATTCTTTATTTCGGcctaatatattatacaagtTATACCTATGCTTACGCCAATTAAGCTGCTTTTCACCAAATTGTCATTCGACTGTCTAGCACGAGCCGATTTTAGATTTTTAACCATCACATCAATCCCCTTGCTAAATCAGTGTCACGCCACCTGTTAAAGCCGTAGCTATTTACAAGGCTTAGGTGGCTGGGTATTCTCCATAGTCTTGGTTTTATATTTCCTGGTTGTGGGTTTAGCACGACTGTACCCACTTCGATGAATCCATAACCAAGTCTGTATAACAATTCCGGTACTTTAAGATTTCCAGGGGAGCCTCCGCATCCTTGTCAAATCCGGCTGCTATCCCTATATCAATTACAAATTGCCTAAAGGATTGCTGAGCCGCAATGGACCAATAGAAGTGCCCAAGCTTGGTGGATTTGGCCATGTGTCTATTGGGAACAGCTTCCTCTTAGCCATGTAAATGCTAAGTTTATGACATTTTTCAGGatccacaaatttaattagCAGTGGCAATGTCAAATCGTATAGGGGACAATTTACGTCTCGTAACCAAATAACAGTAACACAAAACACCGTACACGTTGACAGCGTtgctaaaaatttaatctaaatgtatattgtcATGCCGTCTGATCTTTCTCATGATTTATATGTGATAGAGCTGACAGAAGTCTGGACCTAGTAAGTCTGGTATACATGGCAGACACCCTAACATCACCGTATATTGGATACTATGTGTATGTGACATGATAAGCATTTTATCTAAAAGGTTTAAATCATAAAAGTGCgcattgataaataacacatttGTACATTGCaacttcaattttattcTGATTTTATTCTGTACAAAAAAATGTATCCAACTATCcacaaaataataaatgtgtaattataaattgCTATGCAATGTACCCAAAATGttttaacaataaaatacaaaatataagATATGTTTGCGTGgctaaaattacaaaataaatgCACGTAGGTATGGgtatttcatcaaaatgAATGGTTATAGTAATAGTCTAGGGGGCAATCGTCAATTGCCGAGAAAAAGTCCTCAGCAGTAATCATGTCGAATTCCTTCTTTTCCGCTGCCATCTCCACTGCAATTATCAGATGCTTAATGCCTACTTTCGCAATCTTCCCATGGTTAACTATCTTGGATCAGGTTGAGCTAACCTTCTGAATCTCATTGGGTGGCAGGTCTCCCTCTTCCTTCCTAAGCTCACTCAACACAAATGACAACTCCTCACTCCCACATACCAGGGGTACCGTTAGTACTGCGTTGAAGGAATCGTAGATTTTGCTATCACGCATGAATTCCTCCTCTCCAGTTGTGCACACAATAAAAATACGTCTCCCATTCGGAGGAGGTTTCTTAATCAGTATAAGAAGGGATTGTAAAATTGTGTTGCTGAACCTCACAATCAATTGACAAATTACCTAGGTCCCACACGGGAATATTCAATCAATCTTTCAATACCATCTAAAATGACTGTGTGAGCTCAAAATTACCTAAAGATAAGGGTGATTTGTGGGCATCATCAAACACTTTGGATATGGCATTAACACGGGATAGTTCCTAAGTTAGCCAATATTTAAACCTGCTCgaatttacatatataatcattcaaattttacattaaTTCAAGTAACACTTACAGACAGACCGATAAATTGATCCGGCGATATAAGCTTGACAAATGGGAAATTAGACTCAATTGCCATATGAGCAGCTAATGCCGTTTTGCCAGAACCCACTGTGCCCTGTAACAAAACGCTAAGCAATGGTATTTTTGTAGATTTCACAATCTGGATGATAGGCTACAAATTACCTTCTGGGCATATTTCGTCAAATTGTTGAACAAAGTAACAAATTTAGTGCCATATGGAATTATACCATGTACGAGACACGCATTAAGGTCAGATGAACCTGCGCCAAATGCAGGTGTGACATCCTCTAATGCATTCAAAAAATCACTTCGCTGCACTATTATATTCTCAATATCCTTGGGCACTGAAGGATTATCCGGATCTATATGCCTTTTGGAAGCGAATGAGACGGCAGCTTTTATTAGTCCCTAATTTACAGATAAAGTACCTCAAGTTCTGCACCtgtgaaatttttggtTTTGCTAGCAATTTCCTTCAAATCCACGTCCTAAGTTACAGTACTCGTGATACTTGTGCTATGCGTTTTGACTCACACATAGTTTTGGTGTGTATTTTTAGGATGTCTTGGCGGCCTTGCTCATTCGGTAGGCcaatttcaatttgtaCTTCAAATCTTCCAGGCCTTAGCAAAGCGTCGTCAATCATGTCAATTCTGTTCGTCATTCCAATCAGTAATATGTTGTTTAGCGAATCCACTCCGTCTATTTTAGAAAGTAGTTGGGTAACAATGGAATCTCTCGCAGCCTATATAACCGGTAAATTTACAGTTCCAGAGTTGTCCATGCCACGACGTTGACAAATAGAATCGATTTCATCAAAGATAATTATATGCAGGCTCGACATGTCCCCTTTCTGCATTGATAAAAGTGCGTGCCTTTTGATATTCAGCCTCTGCATCCTTGAATAACTCTCGCACATTCTCCTCTGATTGGCCAAAATATCTGCTCATAATCTCTGGGCCATTGACAATCTATCACTCAGTGTTTGTGTTACCTTGGGCTTAGAGCAATTAAGTGCCTTAGATATTTGTCGAGCTATCAATGTTTTGCCAGTGCCTGGGGGTCCATAAAGAATCAAACCTaagtaaattgtttatcacCTTTGACATGTGATATGCCTAACTGTCTTAGGATGGGTAAGGGGTAGGTACGGGAAATGAACGCTCTACGGAATATCGTGTCAAATTCGCTATCCAACCCACCGATGCCCAACTCCTCAAAAcagaaatttgttttaaatattccAACCTATCTAACGCACTTCTTACGTTTGAATTCAAGTCATCAAAGTTAAATTCAGTGCCGTTTGTCACTAAAGCTTTTAACACATCTAAGtatattacataaaatACATGATTTTTCATCATTCCTAGTACTAGTTATCCCGATAACCCTAAGTGAAATATGTCTATTACGTCAGTTTGATCTGCTGATCATGAATCTTAAATGGTATCGTCTGAGACAAATGCAGAATATGCCCATTCAACAACGTTTTACATTGGGCCTCCAATTCTTGGGTTGTACACAAAATTTCTGTGTCAAATTAAGTGATACTTGATGAGGATTTGGTGAATAATGATACGGAAAAGATAAGAATGTCTGCTGCGGTGATGGATGTCAGCAATTCAGGGGAAAGTGGTGATATTGTGATTGTCTCCCCTAATTGGACTTTTAGAAGAGTACGTATGCAACCACCTATGAATATTTCCCGAGTAGAAGCCTTGGGGTGGGATCTACATAATAATCATGATACTTTGCACAAAAAATGTATCCTTTAATCGTCACAAAGGCGCTGTTTCTGTGAAATTCAAGTGATTTATGTAGTTTTTCATCAACATAAACCTACAATTATGTGATAGTTTACCAAATTCGTGTACGAAAGCGCTTCTTCTGGCACTTTGGACACTACACGCAATGCAGAACCGGTCCCTTTGGGTTGTGCAAACATTATGACTAgtgttataaaaattaataagtCTGTTAGTTTATCCTTTTGTGCAAAAAGGACGTAAATGCAGGCACTACAGAATTCATAGATTTGACGTGCAACATACGCTTGATGGTTAGGGCAACCCTATACCCCTCCATCACATCTGCAGGGACTCcaacaatattttcatcagaatataatttattattcatgttgtatttattttctCTGACTATTTCACTGCCAATCCTAATTCTGGAATTCGCTTCTGAATCTATTTTGGGTTCAAAAGCATCCATATTGTCATCAACCATTTTAGTATCTATAGCATCCGATccatcaaatttgtcactTGTTCCTTTCGAATCATCAACTAATTCGTTACATCTAGTATTTTTACTGGATATCCCGTTGATAATAGTTTCCAAGTCTGATTTAAATTCTGCGAACATATTCTTCAACATGTTCAACTCATTTTGCAGCGATTTGCAGTTGCAATTGTGTTCGCTATTGCCACACTTGTTGGATGCCTCGTGCAATTTGATGTGCGACTGGGTAGATTTTGTTGAGCTTACACAGTCAAATTGTGATTGAGAATTGTCCCATAAATCACTGTTTGCGGGAATCATTAAGTTGTTATCCGATCCTTTTAACAGATGATCACAGCACTCGTGGGTATGATTGGCCATTAAATCTTTCCTATCTGGTAAAGATGCGCTGTTATGTTGTCTAAATTGGTTGTGTGATTGCCttttattgaaaaattgagAGTCAAACTTGAAGGGATTGTCGCTATCGCTGGAGCAGGAAGAGGAATTATTGATGCCAGTGCCATAGGTATTACTGGTAAATGGATCATCttgtttaataaaatcGTTATAAGGTGGTTGTTGGTGGGAGTAATCAGATTTTACCCAATTTGAAGCGGGTGAGTTTCTATAATTCCTATACGAAGTATTAACGCTGGTATGTCTGTATGCCGAATATGGTGATTCATTAGATATATAAGTTAGAGTCGAATGGTCATCGTGCAAATAAGTGTCGTTTGCGACTGATCTCATCGAATTTGTGGCGGATTGGTAACGAATAGGAGTCATAATGCTTCCAAAATCCGCCGACTCATTTGAGTCGTTCTTTATAGAGTATGAGTGGTATGTCGGAGTGGAATTGATTATGGAATCAATGTTTGACTTTAGGATCGAAAAGTCGAACTTAGAAATATCAGTGTCAGAGTAGTAGTTGGGAGGTGAAATTCGTATGTTGTAATTTGGTGGTTTGTAATCATCAGTGTTCGGTTCGTTTGATGAGTGAATTCTAAGGGGAGTGTACAATCCAACAGTTACAGACTTATTTTGGTAATTGCAAGGCGTTTTTGAGTTGCTAGTGTTGGTATACTTTCGTACAAAATTATGAGCAAATTTCATGGCTTCAAATCTCTGGGTCCGCTTGACAACATCATTTGGATCAAGAGGCAATGGTCTAAGAGGGGTTGCCTTTGGTGAGCATGTGTATTTTTCGCAAGTCAAACCATCATTGGCATCTACTTGTGTAGATGTATCATATATGTACCGTGGTAAATCATTGGAGATAACCGAGTGTACATTATTCCACATAGAGCGACTATCGCCGCTAATTTGTGTCTTTATGGGACTGCTTCCAGCCAAATACCTGAGAGTTGGTCCGGGATCTCTATTCCTTGTATTGATTGGTGTCTCGAGTTCAGTTATGTGCAGTGGCCCAGGAGTCTGTGCTTCGTCTACGTATTCGCCGCACCCCTCACTAGGCATTGTgttaatgtatataaatcGGGAAATTTGCACTACTAACTTGCAGCTATTAATGTACAAACTTTGGTGTTTGACACACCAAAGCAAATGATATTGTGGGTATATGTGTATTAAATTCCTCCTATAGAGATACCCCATCGTGCCAATTCTCTTTCTTCATTGCTCTGTTTATTAACCTTATGCActgatttttaaaaattaactgtCCAACCTAAAATAATGTTACTCAGGTATGTGTGAATCTTTTCCATTTATCAactaataattgatgaatgGAGTAAAGCATTTGTGAGTTGAGATTTATATTACCCAATTCGCTTAAGttttgcaataaaaaataataattgaattattatatactaactcataaactatttttttaatgtacACACTATATATAATGGATCAATAGCGTTTATGTGTGGAATTATCTGTTTGTCCATATAGTTTATGGGCAATAATAGATATTGGTGagtttttgaaataataataataaataaattttcagaTGAAAAAGGAAAAAATCGTCCA from the Babesia microti strain RI chromosome I, complete genome genome contains:
- a CDS encoding dihydroorotate dehydrogenase (overlaps_old_locusTagID:BBM_I03490), producing MYTRLTRSRLLSALSHINHEKDQTIKFLATLSTCTVFCVTVIWLRDVNCPLYDLTLPLLIKFVDPEKCHKLSIYMAKRKLFPIDTWPNPPSLGTSIGPLRLSNPLGIAAGFDKDAEAPLEILKLGYGFIEVGTVVLNPQPGNIKPRLWRIPSHLSLVNSYGFNSKGIDVMVKNLKSARARQSNDNLVKSSLIGVSIGRNKESTTFVKDLSICVSKVAAYADYIAINVSSPNTKNLRDSQSNQALRELITTAQRILNELNPDSFCNTYRRKPLLCVKISPDLTDDQIQDIAKVALECKLDALIVCNTTVSRPRILVEEKLPGEYTANELPGGLSGLLLRDISTKLVHKVYKYTGGRVPIIASGGIFSGHDVLTKIEAGASACQIFTGMIYQGPKTANKIKKDLCQILSARGYTSISDAVGRAHREG
- a CDS encoding vesicle-fusing ATPase (overlaps_old_locusTagID:BBM_I03495), coding for MFAQPKGTGSALRVVSKVPEEALSYTNLVYVDEKLHKSLEFHRNSAFVTIKGYIFCAKSHPKASTREIFIGGCIRTLLKVQLGETITISPLSPELLTSITAADILIFSVSLFTKSSSKILCTTQELEAQCKTLLNGHILHLSQTIPFKIHDQQIKLTVIGITSTRNDEKSYVLKALVTNGTEFNFDDLNSNVGIFKTNFCFEELGIGGLDSEFDTIFRRAFISRTYPLPILRQLGISHVKGLILYGPPGTGKTLIARQISKALNCSKPKIVNGPEIMSRYFGQSEENVRELFKDAEAEYQKKGDMSSLHIIIFDEIDSICQRRGMDNSGTAARDSIVTQLLSKIDGVDSLNNILLIGMTNRIDMIDDALLRPGRFEVQIEIGLPNEQGRQDILKIHTKTMCESKRIAQDVDLKEIASKTKNFTGAELEGLIKAAVSFASKRHIDPDNPSVPKDIENIIVQRSDFLNALEDVTPAFGAGSSDLNACLVHGIIPYGTKFVTLFNNLTKYAQKIVKSTKIPLLSVLLQGTVGSGKTALAAHMAIESNFPFVKLISPDQFIGLSELSRVNAISKVFDDAHKSPLSLVILDGIERLIEYSRVGPRFSNTILQSLLILIKKPPPNGRRIFIVCTTGEEEFMRDSKIYDSFNAVLTVPLVCGSEELSFVLSELRKEEGDLPPNEIQKIVNHGKIAKVGIKHLIIAVEMAAEKKEFDMITAEDFFSAIDDCPLDYYYNHSF
- a CDS encoding hypothetical protein (overlaps_old_locusTagID:BBM_I03500), giving the protein MGYLYRRNLIHIYPQYHLLWCVKHQSLYINSCKLVVQISRFIYINTMPSEGCGEYVDEAQTPGPLHITELETPINTRNRDPGPTLRYLAGSSPIKTQISGDSRSMWNNVHSVISNDLPRYIYDTSTQVDANDGLTCEKYTCSPKATPLRPLPLDPNDVVKRTQRFEAMKFAHNFVRKYTNTSNSKTPCNYQNKSVTVGLYTPLRIHSSNEPNTDDYKPPNYNIRISPPNYYSDTDISKFDFSILKSNIDSIINSTPTYHSYSIKNDSNESADFGSIMTPIRYQSATNSMRSVANDTYLHDDHSTLTYISNESPYSAYRHTSVNTSYRNYRNSPASNWVKSDYSHQQPPYNDFIKQDDPFTSNTYGTGINNSSSCSSDSDNPFKFDSQFFNKRQSHNQFRQHNSASLPDRKDLMANHTHECCDHLLKGSDNNLMIPANSDLWDNSQSQFDCVSSTKSTQSHIKLHEASNKCGNSEHNCNCKSLQNELNMLKNMFAEFKSDLETIINGISSKNTRCNELVDDSKGTSDKFDGSDAIDTKMVDDNMDAFEPKIDSEANSRIRIGSEIVRENKYNMNNKLYSDENIVGVPADVMEGYRVALTIKRMLHVKSMNSVVPAFTSFLHKRIN